The following proteins are encoded in a genomic region of Alosa alosa isolate M-15738 ecotype Scorff River chromosome 10, AALO_Geno_1.1, whole genome shotgun sequence:
- the ikbke gene encoding LOW QUALITY PROTEIN: inhibitor of nuclear factor kappa-B kinase subunit epsilon (The sequence of the model RefSeq protein was modified relative to this genomic sequence to represent the inferred CDS: deleted 1 base in 1 codon), whose product MTASTAGYLWSLEDILGQGATASVHKARNKKTGELVAVKVFNVVSYSRPYEVQMREFEMLRRLNHVNIVKLFTVEEMHMNPKQKVLVMEYCSGGSLLNQLEEPENAFGLPEAEFLIVLQCVVHGMNHLRQNGVVHRDIKPGNIMRQVGEDGRSIYKLTDFGAARELEDDEKFMSIYGTEEYLHPDMYERAVLRKPQQKTYGVSVDLWSVGVTFYHAACGSLPFVPYGGPRRNKQTMYKITTEKPTGAIAGLQRVLDGPIEWSYQLPHQCQLSEGLKGQMVPVLAGILEANQDKCWGFDQFLAATTDILHRVTVHLFSLQQATAHTIYIHFYNTASIFCEEVQAQMGMEVDLQSFLYQGHRLLLEPGMKVVNLPPTTPQRPLFLFGRRPNNTREPRHREPESQVIPTRFDVMADYSFSKTMVGVIHQYLKLTRSLHMTRDLMLQGFYSYMSRAHVDCEAAIPKISIITVKLQSCLNLEDKIYSLSQSHSNFTECSDNQRRLRQVQENLPVYANGIREFQNKVEHLQVELAKHSETLAEDKNVQKMEILLGKIVCIHQQFRKDRSMGNLSYNDEQIHKFEKINLSTHIKKVKSLYRDDCMKKLQDVLLSSDSWTSVLFEIQSRLQDFSTFFRQLMEDLQVCYEEQNKCLDEALQRVLQSASGSEGTGKDHMILRMNRLKDEMEVLARELQSNNRIIESLGAVNSGIVLQPDAAQPKAM is encoded by the exons ATGACTGCCAGCACAGCCGGCTACCTCTGGTCCCTGGAGGACATCTTGGGGCAAGGAGCCACCGCCAGCGTCCACAAAGCCCGGAACAAG AAGACGGGGGAGCTGGTGGCTGTCAAGGTGTTTAACGTGGTCAGCTACAGCCGACCCTACGAGGTCCAGATGAGAGAGTTCGAGATGCTGCGCCGCCTCAACCATGTCAACATCGTCAAGCTCTTTACCGTCGAGGAG ATGCACATGAACCCGAAGCAGAAGGTTCTGGTGATGGAGTACTGTTCAGGAGGCAGTCTGCTGAACCAGCTGGAGGAACCGGAGAACGCCTTCGGCCTGCCCGAAGCAGAGTTCCTCATCgtgctgcagtgtgtgg tcCATGGGATGAACCATCTGCGGCAGAACGGGGTGGTCCACCGTGACATCAAGCCCGGCAACATCATGCGGCAAGTGGGGGAGGATGGACGCTCCATCTACAAACTGACCGACTTTGGAGCGGCCCGGGAGCTGGAGGACGACGAGAAGTTCATGTCCATCTACGGCACCGAGGAGTacctg CACCCAGACATGTACGAGCGAGCGGTTCTGCGTAAACCCCAGCAGAAAACCTACGGCGTGTCCGTGGACCTGTGGAGCGTAGGCGTAACGTTCTACCACGCCGCCTGCGGTTCTCTGCCCTTCGTTCCCTATGGGGGTCCACGCCGGAACAAGCAGACCAT gtataAGATCACGACGGAAAAGCCGACAGGAGCCATAGCCGGGCTGCAGCGGGTTTTGGACGGGCCCATTGAGTGGAGCTACCAGCTGCCCCACCAGTGCCAGCTGTCCGA GGGTCTGAAGGGGCAGATGGTGCCGGTGCTGGCGGGCATCTTGGAGGCCAATCAGGACAAGTGTTGGGGCTTTGACCAGTTTCTGGCCGCCACCACGGACATTCTACACCGCGTCACCGTCCACCTCTTCTCCCTGCAACAGGCCACCGCACACACCATCTACATCCACTTCTACAACac GGCGTCCATCTTCTGTGAGGAGGTGCAGGCCCAGATGGGGATGGAGGTGGACCTGCAGAGCTTCCTGTACCAGGGCCACCGCCTGCTCCTGGAGCCAGGCATGAAGGTGGTCAAcctgccccccaccacc ccccagaGACCCCTCTTCCTCTTCGGCCGACGCCCCAACAACACCAGGGAGCCCAGGCACCGAGaac CCGAGTCTCAGGTCATCCCCACCAGGTTTGATGTGATGGCAGACTACAGCTTCAGCAAg accaTGGTGGGAGTGATCCATCAGTACCTGAAACTGACCCGGTCCTTACACATGACCCGGGACCTGATGCTGCAGGGCTTCTACAGCTACATGTCA AGAGCACACGTGGATTGTGAGGCGGCCATCCCAAAGATCTCCATCATCACTGTCAAGCTTCAGAGCTGCCTCAACTTAGAGGACAAGATCTacagcct GAGCCAGTCTCACAGTAACTTCACTGAGTGCTCGGACAACCAAAGGAGGCTAAGACAG GTCCAGGAGAACCTTCCGGTGTACGCTAACGGGATTCGTGAGTTCCAGAACAAAGTGGAGCACTTACAGGTGGAGCTGGCCAAACACTCAGAGACTCTTGCTGAGGACAAGaa TGTCCAGAAGATGGAGATCCTCTTGGGGAAGATTGTGTGTATTCACCAGCAGTTTAGGAAGGACCGCTCCATGGGCA ATCTGAGCTACAACGATGAGCAGATCCACAAGTTTGAGAA GATCAACCTGTCCACTCACATCAAGAAGGTCAAGTCCCTCTACAGGGACGACTGCATGAAGAAGCTCCAGGACGTCCTGCTCTCTTCTGACTCCTGGACCAG tgtgcTGTTTGAGATCCAGAGCCGACTCCAAGACTTCAGCACCTTCTTTAGGCAGCTCATGGAGGACCTGCAGGTCTGTTACGAGGAACAGAATaag